From the Chitinispirillales bacterium genome, the window GCAATCTGACAATCGGGCGGCTTTTGAGCGAACGAAACATTGTCCCGAATATTGTCGTTATACAATACAACGGTAAGATTTTACGCAAAGAATTATTTGACACTACGCAGATAATAGACGGCGACAATATTGAGATTTTAAGATTTGTCGGAGGCGGATAATGGATGATTTTCTTGAACTTGCGGGAAAAAAATTCAAATCACGGCTTTTGACGGGGTCGGGAAAATACCATGACGAAAGAATTATTAAAGAAATTCTGGAAACGGCCGACTGCGATATAATAACGGTCGCGTTGAGACGTGTTGATTTTAATAATCCGCAAAATAATATAGTGAATTTTATT encodes:
- the thiS gene encoding sulfur carrier protein ThiS; amino-acid sequence: MPFRINGIETEVGGNLTIGRLLSERNIVPNIVVIQYNGKILRKELFDTTQIIDGDNIEILRFVGGG